From a single Ischnura elegans chromosome 7, ioIscEleg1.1, whole genome shotgun sequence genomic region:
- the LOC124161838 gene encoding fatty acid hydroxylase domain-containing protein 2 isoform X1, with product MVLYPTSLDSFWNSFPVPIDLAECWPLRDLISFFAPHSGKTSSLTSLDASCNNFSASASMADSNAVPLVTKAATPNRRGMEKNSVNDGSQTLLSSLISGLVIIGTSLIGFAAFRNSLTWHLQRFWGASGDFWQAQWDKLLDLIGDDYVTVYVFGSTFIAFFVYWFVGGIYTLLDLTNKPAALRRYKIQPGTNEPVDNKRLMKVIANVLFNQIIVGLPFAYISLYLLKWRGLQPIRELPTFHWVLFEMAILILVEEIGFYYSHRFLHNRYLYKVIHKKHHEWTAPIAVTAVYCHPIEHVFSNLLPPFLGVLIMNSHVATAWLWFSLAILSTLNAHSGYHLPFMPSPEAHDFHHLKFNQCYGVLGLMDRLHGTDSVFRSTSAYSRHIMMLSLIPPREVFPDPDKCKSK from the exons ATGGTTTTATACCCAACGTCCCTCGACTCCTTCTGGAATAGCTTCCCTGTACCAATTGACTTGGCTGAGTGCTGGCCACTAAGAGACTTAATCTCCTTCTTTGCTCCCCATTCTGGGAAGACTTCGTCCCTCACATCCTTGGACGCCTCCTGCAACAACTTCAGTGCCTCAG CGTCTATGGCAGACAGTAATGCGGTGCCGCTAGTGACCAAAGCAGCAACACCCAATAGAAGAGGGATGGAGAAGAATTCGGTGAATGATGGAAGCCAGACATTGCTGTCATCTCTCATCAGTGGTCTAGTGATCATTGGAACCTCGCTAATTGGCTTTGCAGCTTTTCGGAACTCTCTTACATG GCATCTGCAGAGGTTCTGGGGGGCCTCCGGTGACTTTTGGCAAGCACAATGGGATAAGCTATTGGATTTGATTGGAGATGATTACGTCACTGTTTATGTTTTTG GCAGCACGTTCATAGCATTTTTTGTGTACTGGTTTGTTGGTGGAATTTACACGCTTTTGGATTTAACCAATAAACCTGCTGCACTCCGACGCTATAAAATTCAGCCAGGGACTAATGAGCCTGTGGATAACAAGAGGCTAATGAAG GTGATAGCCAATGTGCTGTTCAACCAGATTATCGTAGGGCTGCCATTTGCCTACATCAGTTTGTATCTCTTGAAGTGGCGTGGACTGCAGCCCATAAGAGAACTGCCCACTTTCCACTGGGTCCTTTTCGAAATGGCTATTTTGATTCTTGTGGAGGAAATTGGCTTCTACTATTCTCATAG GTTTCTTCACAATCGCTACCTCTACAAGGTGATTCACAAGAAGCATCATGAGTGGACCGCTCCCATCGCTGTGACTGCTGTCTACTGTCATCCCATCGAGCATGTCTTCTCAAACTTGCTGCCTCCGTTCCTAGGTGTGCTCATCATGAACTCGCACGTGGCCACCGCTTGGCTCTGGTTTTCCCTCGCCATTCTCTCCACTCTCAATGCTCATTCGGGATACCATCTGCCATTCATGCCATCCCCTGAGGCACATGACTTTCATCACCTCAA GTTTAACCAGTGCTATGGAGTTCTTGGCTTAATGGATAGACTACATGGAACAGATTCTGTTTTCCGAAGCACTTCAGCATACTCACGTCATATCATGATGCTTAGCCTTATTCCTCCAAGAGAGGTTTTCCCTGATCCTGACAAATGCAAATCTAAATAG
- the LOC124161838 gene encoding fatty acid hydroxylase domain-containing protein 2 isoform X2 translates to MASMADSNAVPLVTKAATPNRRGMEKNSVNDGSQTLLSSLISGLVIIGTSLIGFAAFRNSLTWHLQRFWGASGDFWQAQWDKLLDLIGDDYVTVYVFGSTFIAFFVYWFVGGIYTLLDLTNKPAALRRYKIQPGTNEPVDNKRLMKVIANVLFNQIIVGLPFAYISLYLLKWRGLQPIRELPTFHWVLFEMAILILVEEIGFYYSHRFLHNRYLYKVIHKKHHEWTAPIAVTAVYCHPIEHVFSNLLPPFLGVLIMNSHVATAWLWFSLAILSTLNAHSGYHLPFMPSPEAHDFHHLKFNQCYGVLGLMDRLHGTDSVFRSTSAYSRHIMMLSLIPPREVFPDPDKCKSK, encoded by the exons CGTCTATGGCAGACAGTAATGCGGTGCCGCTAGTGACCAAAGCAGCAACACCCAATAGAAGAGGGATGGAGAAGAATTCGGTGAATGATGGAAGCCAGACATTGCTGTCATCTCTCATCAGTGGTCTAGTGATCATTGGAACCTCGCTAATTGGCTTTGCAGCTTTTCGGAACTCTCTTACATG GCATCTGCAGAGGTTCTGGGGGGCCTCCGGTGACTTTTGGCAAGCACAATGGGATAAGCTATTGGATTTGATTGGAGATGATTACGTCACTGTTTATGTTTTTG GCAGCACGTTCATAGCATTTTTTGTGTACTGGTTTGTTGGTGGAATTTACACGCTTTTGGATTTAACCAATAAACCTGCTGCACTCCGACGCTATAAAATTCAGCCAGGGACTAATGAGCCTGTGGATAACAAGAGGCTAATGAAG GTGATAGCCAATGTGCTGTTCAACCAGATTATCGTAGGGCTGCCATTTGCCTACATCAGTTTGTATCTCTTGAAGTGGCGTGGACTGCAGCCCATAAGAGAACTGCCCACTTTCCACTGGGTCCTTTTCGAAATGGCTATTTTGATTCTTGTGGAGGAAATTGGCTTCTACTATTCTCATAG GTTTCTTCACAATCGCTACCTCTACAAGGTGATTCACAAGAAGCATCATGAGTGGACCGCTCCCATCGCTGTGACTGCTGTCTACTGTCATCCCATCGAGCATGTCTTCTCAAACTTGCTGCCTCCGTTCCTAGGTGTGCTCATCATGAACTCGCACGTGGCCACCGCTTGGCTCTGGTTTTCCCTCGCCATTCTCTCCACTCTCAATGCTCATTCGGGATACCATCTGCCATTCATGCCATCCCCTGAGGCACATGACTTTCATCACCTCAA GTTTAACCAGTGCTATGGAGTTCTTGGCTTAATGGATAGACTACATGGAACAGATTCTGTTTTCCGAAGCACTTCAGCATACTCACGTCATATCATGATGCTTAGCCTTATTCCTCCAAGAGAGGTTTTCCCTGATCCTGACAAATGCAAATCTAAATAG
- the LOC124161838 gene encoding fatty acid hydroxylase domain-containing protein 2 isoform X3, whose protein sequence is MADSNAVPLVTKAATPNRRGMEKNSVNDGSQTLLSSLISGLVIIGTSLIGFAAFRNSLTWHLQRFWGASGDFWQAQWDKLLDLIGDDYVTVYVFGSTFIAFFVYWFVGGIYTLLDLTNKPAALRRYKIQPGTNEPVDNKRLMKVIANVLFNQIIVGLPFAYISLYLLKWRGLQPIRELPTFHWVLFEMAILILVEEIGFYYSHRFLHNRYLYKVIHKKHHEWTAPIAVTAVYCHPIEHVFSNLLPPFLGVLIMNSHVATAWLWFSLAILSTLNAHSGYHLPFMPSPEAHDFHHLKFNQCYGVLGLMDRLHGTDSVFRSTSAYSRHIMMLSLIPPREVFPDPDKCKSK, encoded by the exons ATGGCAGACAGTAATGCGGTGCCGCTAGTGACCAAAGCAGCAACACCCAATAGAAGAGGGATGGAGAAGAATTCGGTGAATGATGGAAGCCAGACATTGCTGTCATCTCTCATCAGTGGTCTAGTGATCATTGGAACCTCGCTAATTGGCTTTGCAGCTTTTCGGAACTCTCTTACATG GCATCTGCAGAGGTTCTGGGGGGCCTCCGGTGACTTTTGGCAAGCACAATGGGATAAGCTATTGGATTTGATTGGAGATGATTACGTCACTGTTTATGTTTTTG GCAGCACGTTCATAGCATTTTTTGTGTACTGGTTTGTTGGTGGAATTTACACGCTTTTGGATTTAACCAATAAACCTGCTGCACTCCGACGCTATAAAATTCAGCCAGGGACTAATGAGCCTGTGGATAACAAGAGGCTAATGAAG GTGATAGCCAATGTGCTGTTCAACCAGATTATCGTAGGGCTGCCATTTGCCTACATCAGTTTGTATCTCTTGAAGTGGCGTGGACTGCAGCCCATAAGAGAACTGCCCACTTTCCACTGGGTCCTTTTCGAAATGGCTATTTTGATTCTTGTGGAGGAAATTGGCTTCTACTATTCTCATAG GTTTCTTCACAATCGCTACCTCTACAAGGTGATTCACAAGAAGCATCATGAGTGGACCGCTCCCATCGCTGTGACTGCTGTCTACTGTCATCCCATCGAGCATGTCTTCTCAAACTTGCTGCCTCCGTTCCTAGGTGTGCTCATCATGAACTCGCACGTGGCCACCGCTTGGCTCTGGTTTTCCCTCGCCATTCTCTCCACTCTCAATGCTCATTCGGGATACCATCTGCCATTCATGCCATCCCCTGAGGCACATGACTTTCATCACCTCAA GTTTAACCAGTGCTATGGAGTTCTTGGCTTAATGGATAGACTACATGGAACAGATTCTGTTTTCCGAAGCACTTCAGCATACTCACGTCATATCATGATGCTTAGCCTTATTCCTCCAAGAGAGGTTTTCCCTGATCCTGACAAATGCAAATCTAAATAG